One genomic region from Streptomyces venezuelae encodes:
- the radA gene encoding DNA repair protein RadA: MAARTKTAKDRPSYRCTECGWQTAKWLGRCPECQAWGTVEEYGAPAVRTTAAGRVSTAALPIGQVDGRQATARSTGVDELDRVLGGGLVPGAVVLLAGEPGVGKSTLLLDVAAKAASDEHRTLYVTGEESASQVRLRADRIGALSDHLYLAAETDLSAVLGHLDAVKPSLLIMDSVQTVASPEIDGAPGGMAQVREVAGALIRASKERGMSTLLVGHVTKDGAIAGPRLLEHLVDVVLSFEGDRHARLRLVRGVKNRYGATDEVGCFELHDEGITGLADPSGLFLTRRDVAVPGTCLTVTLEGRRPLVAEVQSLTVDSQIPSPRRTVSGLETSRVSMMLAVLEQRGRISALGKRDIYSATVGGVKLSEPAADLAIALALASAASDTPLPKNLVAIGEVGLAGEVRRVTGVQRRLAEAHRLGFTHALVPPDPGRVPAGMKVTEVADMGDALRVLPRTRRAPRSESAEG, from the coding sequence ATGGCTGCCCGTACGAAAACCGCCAAGGACCGGCCGTCCTACCGCTGCACCGAGTGCGGCTGGCAGACGGCCAAGTGGCTCGGCCGCTGCCCCGAGTGCCAGGCCTGGGGGACGGTCGAGGAGTACGGCGCGCCCGCCGTCCGGACCACCGCGGCCGGCCGTGTCTCCACCGCCGCCCTCCCCATCGGACAGGTCGACGGCCGGCAGGCGACCGCCCGCTCGACCGGCGTCGACGAGCTGGACCGGGTCCTCGGCGGGGGCCTGGTGCCCGGCGCCGTCGTGCTGCTCGCGGGCGAGCCCGGCGTCGGCAAGTCCACGCTCCTGCTCGACGTGGCGGCCAAGGCGGCGAGCGACGAGCACCGCACGCTGTACGTCACGGGCGAGGAGTCCGCGAGCCAGGTCCGGCTGCGCGCCGACCGGATCGGCGCGCTCAGCGACCATCTGTACCTGGCGGCCGAGACCGATCTGTCGGCCGTCCTCGGCCACCTCGACGCCGTGAAGCCCTCCCTGCTGATCATGGACTCGGTGCAGACCGTCGCCTCCCCCGAGATCGACGGCGCCCCCGGCGGCATGGCGCAGGTCCGCGAGGTCGCGGGAGCCCTCATCCGGGCCTCCAAGGAGCGGGGCATGTCCACGCTCCTCGTCGGCCACGTCACCAAGGACGGCGCCATCGCCGGGCCCCGGCTCCTGGAGCACCTGGTCGACGTCGTCCTGAGCTTCGAGGGCGACCGGCACGCGCGCCTGCGCCTGGTCCGGGGCGTGAAGAACCGGTACGGGGCGACGGACGAGGTCGGCTGCTTCGAGCTGCACGACGAGGGCATCACGGGCCTGGCCGACCCGTCCGGGCTCTTCCTGACCCGGCGTGACGTGGCCGTTCCGGGCACCTGTCTGACGGTGACCCTGGAGGGCCGCCGCCCGCTCGTCGCCGAGGTCCAGTCGCTGACGGTGGACTCCCAGATCCCCTCCCCGCGCCGGACCGTCTCCGGTCTGGAGACCTCCCGGGTCTCGATGATGCTGGCGGTCCTGGAGCAGCGGGGCCGGATCAGCGCGCTGGGCAAGCGCGACATCTACAGCGCGACCGTGGGCGGCGTGAAGCTCTCCGAGCCCGCCGCCGACCTGGCGATCGCGCTCGCCCTCGCCTCCGCCGCGAGCGACACCCCGCTGCCGAAGAACCTGGTCGCGATCGGCGAGGTCGGGCTCGCGGGCGAGGTCCGCCGGGTGACGGGCGTCCAGCGCCGGCTCGCCGAGGCGCACCGGCTGGGCTTCACGCACGCGCTGGTCCCGCCGGACCCGGGCAGGGTGCCGGCCGGCATGAAGGTGACAGAGGTCGCGGACATGGGCGACGCCCTGCGCGTTCTCCCCCGCACCCGCCGCGCGCCGCGCTCGGAGAGCGCGGAGGGGTAG
- a CDS encoding BACON domain-containing protein encodes MTSSRLDSPTRTTGAHRAHRGAAEQGPRTLGQRPPARYEAALDGLYTYCLSVLCEHDTATAVLGDVLAVAERHFGRCPSDEEGRTAWLYALARWACLRTLAEQRRKRQGAHTGRPAVTAPEPPPVSEETAERRRAELAKLAWPEAAGTTPEQREALELAVRHGLSHRQVAAVLSLDPLAARELLATAACEVERTRAALAVVETGSCSTVARLTGDHRVLLSAALRAELVRHVDDCPRCRRAAERVGATGPWPGAAPLPPDRLPLVDAPRAAAYMAMLHVPRARAGAPRFAPTGFPMDPKDHSARRDRLRARAVTTTVVAAVVAAPVLALWTSYRGTPVADEGVPGGTRISAREADEPVGQDGSGYDHYENAGNARTTPEPRFTRGSRAPDVSVEILSPGGPTGPAGPSRPGDPAPGHLTVGARCSGDLTMLTLTADGGSPVTWSLWTDAPWLYVSRASGTLRPGETITVVVRVDHGREPAGAWSARVGVNPSGAVVRINGQGQTAPPQVTRPGTPPQPPTTTDPTTPPTSPPTSPPTSPPTSPPTTGPTTPPTTPPTTDPTTPPPTTDPTTPPPTTDPTTPPPTTDPTTEPTTPPPTTDPGTTDPGTPPPTTDDPPPSGP; translated from the coding sequence GTGACGAGCAGCAGGCTGGATTCCCCCACACGCACCACCGGCGCACACCGGGCGCACCGCGGCGCCGCGGAGCAGGGACCGCGCACGCTCGGCCAGCGGCCCCCCGCCCGGTACGAGGCCGCCCTCGACGGCCTCTACACGTACTGCCTCTCCGTGCTCTGCGAGCACGACACGGCCACGGCGGTCCTCGGCGACGTCCTCGCCGTCGCCGAGCGCCACTTCGGCCGCTGCCCCTCCGACGAGGAGGGCCGGACGGCCTGGCTGTACGCGCTCGCCCGCTGGGCCTGCCTGCGCACCCTCGCCGAGCAGCGCCGCAAGCGCCAGGGCGCCCACACCGGCCGCCCCGCCGTCACCGCGCCCGAGCCGCCCCCGGTCTCCGAGGAGACCGCCGAGCGCCGCCGCGCCGAACTCGCGAAGCTCGCCTGGCCCGAGGCCGCCGGCACCACCCCCGAGCAGCGCGAGGCCCTGGAGCTCGCCGTCCGGCACGGCCTGAGTCACCGCCAGGTCGCGGCCGTGCTCTCCCTCGACCCGCTCGCCGCCCGCGAGCTCCTCGCCACCGCCGCCTGCGAGGTCGAGCGGACCCGCGCCGCCCTCGCCGTCGTCGAGACCGGCAGCTGTTCCACCGTCGCCCGGCTCACCGGCGACCACCGGGTGCTGCTCTCCGCCGCCCTGCGCGCCGAGCTCGTCCGGCACGTCGACGACTGCCCCCGCTGCCGCCGGGCCGCCGAGCGGGTGGGCGCCACCGGCCCCTGGCCCGGAGCCGCCCCCCTCCCGCCGGACCGGCTGCCGCTCGTCGACGCGCCCAGGGCCGCCGCGTACATGGCGATGCTGCACGTCCCGCGCGCGCGTGCCGGTGCCCCGCGCTTCGCCCCGACCGGTTTCCCGATGGACCCCAAGGACCATTCGGCCCGCCGCGACCGGCTCCGGGCCCGCGCGGTGACGACCACCGTCGTCGCGGCCGTCGTGGCCGCCCCGGTCCTCGCGCTGTGGACCTCGTACCGCGGGACCCCGGTCGCCGACGAGGGGGTCCCGGGCGGCACCAGGATCAGCGCACGCGAGGCGGACGAACCGGTGGGCCAGGACGGCAGCGGGTACGACCACTACGAGAACGCGGGCAACGCCCGCACCACCCCCGAGCCCCGCTTCACCCGGGGCAGCCGCGCCCCCGACGTCTCGGTCGAGATCCTCAGCCCCGGCGGCCCCACAGGCCCCGCGGGCCCTTCCAGGCCCGGCGATCCCGCCCCCGGCCACCTCACGGTCGGCGCGCGCTGCTCCGGCGACCTGACGATGCTCACGCTCACCGCCGACGGCGGCTCGCCCGTCACCTGGTCGCTGTGGACGGACGCCCCCTGGCTGTACGTGAGCCGGGCGTCCGGCACGCTCCGCCCCGGCGAGACGATCACGGTCGTCGTACGGGTCGACCACGGGCGCGAACCCGCGGGCGCGTGGAGCGCCCGCGTCGGCGTGAACCCCTCGGGCGCGGTCGTCAGGATCAACGGCCAGGGGCAGACCGCCCCGCCGCAGGTCACCCGCCCGGGTACCCCGCCGCAGCCGCCGACGACGACCGACCCGACCACACCGCCGACGAGCCCCCCGACGAGCCCGCCGACATCGCCGCCGACGAGCCCGCCGACCACCGGCCCGACGACACCCCCGACCACACCGCCGACGACGGACCCGACGACGCCTCCGCCGACGACGGACCCGACGACACCCCCGCCGACCACGGACCCGACGACACCCCCGCCGACGACCGACCCGACGACGGAGCCGACCACGCCCCCGCCGACGACGGACCCGGGCACGACGGACCCGGGCACGCCCCCGCCGACGACGGACGACCCGCCGCCGTCCGGCCCCTGA
- a CDS encoding Ppx/GppA phosphatase family protein, which produces MRLGVLDVGSNTVHLLVVDAHPGARPLPAHSHKAELRLAELLDERGAIAPDGVERLIGTVREALHAAEDKGCEEVLPFATSAVREATNADAVLARVKDETGVDLQVLTGEEEARLTFLAARRWFGWSAGKLLLLDIGGGSLEVAYGIDEDPDTAVSLPLGAGRLTSGWLPGDPANTDDVKALRRHVRAQIARTVGEFSRFGRPDHVVATSKTFKQLARIAGAPGSGDGLYVQRVLSRKSLEEWVPRLAAMTVPERAALPGVSEGRAPQLLAGALVAEGAMDLLGVEELEICPWALREGVILRRLDHLPEE; this is translated from the coding sequence ATGAGACTCGGAGTCCTCGACGTCGGTTCGAACACAGTGCACCTGCTCGTGGTGGATGCCCACCCCGGCGCCCGTCCGCTGCCCGCCCACTCCCACAAGGCGGAGCTGCGGCTCGCCGAGCTCCTCGACGAGCGGGGCGCCATCGCGCCCGACGGCGTCGAGCGGCTCATCGGGACCGTCCGGGAGGCCCTCCACGCGGCAGAGGACAAGGGCTGCGAGGAAGTGCTGCCGTTCGCGACCTCGGCCGTCCGCGAGGCCACCAACGCCGACGCCGTCCTCGCCCGGGTCAAGGACGAGACGGGGGTCGACCTCCAGGTCCTCACCGGCGAGGAGGAGGCCCGGCTCACCTTCCTCGCCGCCCGCCGCTGGTTCGGCTGGTCCGCGGGCAAGCTGCTCCTCCTCGACATCGGGGGCGGCTCCCTCGAAGTCGCGTACGGCATCGACGAGGACCCGGACACCGCGGTCTCCCTGCCGCTCGGCGCAGGCCGCCTCACCTCGGGCTGGCTGCCCGGCGACCCGGCGAACACCGACGACGTGAAGGCGCTGCGCCGGCACGTCCGGGCGCAGATCGCCCGTACGGTCGGAGAGTTCAGCCGCTTCGGCCGCCCCGACCACGTCGTGGCCACGTCCAAGACCTTCAAGCAGCTCGCCAGGATCGCCGGCGCGCCCGGTTCGGGGGACGGCCTGTACGTCCAGCGGGTCCTGTCCCGCAAGTCCCTGGAGGAGTGGGTCCCGCGCCTCGCCGCGATGACCGTCCCCGAGCGCGCGGCCCTGCCGGGCGTCTCCGAGGGCCGGGCCCCGCAGCTCCTCGCGGGCGCGCTCGTCGCGGAGGGCGCGATGGACCTGCTCGGCGTGGAGGAGCTGGAGATCTGCCCGTGGGCGCTGCGCGAGGGCGTCATCCTCCGCCGCCTGGACCACCTCCCGGAGGAGTAG
- a CDS encoding sugar phosphate isomerase/epimerase family protein has translation MAEPVVRIPDAKVALSTASVYPESTATAFEIAARLGYDGVEVMVWTDPVSQDVEALRRLSDYHQVPILAVHAPCLLITQRVWSTDPWVKLQRAQAAAEKLGASTVVVHPPFRWQRQYAKDFVTGIWRMADETDVRFAVENMYPWRYKDREMLAYAPEWDVTKDDYRHFTVDLSHTATARTDALAMIDRMGDRLGHVHLADGKGSAKDEHLVPGRGTQPCAELLERLALTGFDGHVVIEVNTRRAMSAAEREADLAEALAFTRLHLASAAGRPSRPAERAPRP, from the coding sequence GTGGCAGAACCAGTGGTGCGCATCCCGGATGCGAAGGTCGCCCTGTCGACGGCCTCGGTCTATCCGGAGTCGACGGCGACGGCCTTCGAGATCGCCGCGCGCCTCGGGTACGACGGCGTCGAGGTCATGGTGTGGACCGACCCCGTCAGCCAGGACGTCGAGGCGCTGCGCCGCCTCTCCGACTACCACCAGGTCCCGATCCTGGCCGTCCACGCCCCCTGCCTCCTCATCACCCAGCGCGTCTGGTCCACCGACCCGTGGGTCAAGCTCCAGCGCGCCCAGGCGGCGGCCGAGAAGCTCGGCGCCTCCACGGTCGTCGTGCACCCGCCGTTCCGCTGGCAGCGCCAGTACGCGAAGGACTTCGTCACCGGCATCTGGCGGATGGCGGACGAGACCGACGTCCGGTTCGCCGTCGAGAACATGTACCCGTGGCGCTACAAGGACCGGGAGATGCTCGCGTACGCCCCCGAGTGGGACGTCACGAAGGACGACTACCGGCACTTCACCGTCGACCTCTCGCACACCGCGACCGCCCGCACCGACGCCCTCGCGATGATCGACCGCATGGGCGACCGCCTCGGCCACGTCCACCTCGCCGACGGCAAGGGCTCCGCCAAGGACGAGCACCTGGTCCCGGGCCGGGGCACGCAGCCCTGCGCCGAGCTCCTGGAGCGGCTCGCGCTCACCGGCTTCGACGGCCACGTCGTCATCGAGGTCAACACCCGCCGCGCGATGTCAGCCGCCGAACGCGAGGCCGACCTCGCCGAGGCCCTCGCCTTCACCCGGCTCCACCTCGCGTCCGCCGCGGGCCGCCCCTCCCGTCCGGCCGAGCGGGCCCCGCGCCCATGA
- a CDS encoding TetR family transcriptional regulator, with protein sequence MTDPAPRRRGRPSRTEEDSGPGARERILEAARTQFAERGYDKASVRGIAKAAGVDPALVHHYFGTKDEVFAAAIEVSFEPALVVPAILGGPREAIGERLARFFIGVWENPVSRAPLLAIVRSALTHEAAAKVLRTFVLRRLLERIAAELDVPEPSFRAELAASHMIGIVILRYVIQVEPLASADPEEIVAQVAPTLQRYLTES encoded by the coding sequence ATGACCGACCCGGCCCCCCGCCGGCGCGGCCGCCCGTCCCGTACCGAGGAGGACAGCGGACCGGGCGCGCGCGAACGCATCCTGGAGGCGGCCCGCACGCAGTTCGCGGAGCGCGGGTACGACAAGGCCTCCGTCCGCGGCATCGCCAAGGCCGCCGGCGTGGACCCGGCGCTCGTGCACCACTACTTCGGTACAAAGGACGAGGTCTTCGCCGCCGCGATCGAGGTCTCCTTCGAGCCGGCGCTCGTCGTCCCGGCGATCCTCGGCGGCCCGCGCGAGGCCATCGGCGAGCGGCTCGCGCGCTTCTTCATCGGCGTCTGGGAGAACCCGGTCAGCCGCGCCCCGCTCCTCGCGATCGTCCGCTCCGCGCTGACCCACGAGGCCGCGGCCAAGGTGCTGCGGACCTTCGTGCTCCGCCGGCTCCTGGAGCGGATCGCGGCCGAACTCGACGTACCGGAGCCGAGCTTCCGCGCGGAGCTGGCCGCCTCCCACATGATCGGGATCGTGATCCTGCGGTACGTGATCCAGGTCGAGCCGCTGGCCTCGGCCGACCCGGAGGAGATCGTGGCCCAGGTGGCACCGACGCTCCAGCGGTACCTGACCGAGAGCTGA
- the ilvD gene encoding dihydroxy-acid dehydratase, whose product MPELRSRTVTHGRNMAGARALMRASGVPGADIGRKPIIAVANSFTEFVPGHTHLQPVGRIVSEAITAAGGIAREFNTIAVDDGIAMGHGGMLYSLPSRDLIADSVEYMVEAHCADALICISNCDKITPGMLMAALRLNIPTVFVSGGPMESGRATLVDGTVRTLDLVDAISDAVNPKISDEDIARIEENACPTCGSCSGMFTANSMNCLTEAIGLSLPGNGSLLATHTGRKALYENAARTVVDITRRYYDEDDASVLPRSIATRAAFENAMALDIAMGGSTNTILHLLAAAQEAELDYGLSDMDEISRRVPCLAKVAPNVAKDRTYYMEDVHRAGGIPAILGELYRAGLLNEDVNTVHSASIKEWLDTWDVRGGSATDEAVELFHAAPGCVRSATAFSQSERWETLDTDAAGGCIRDAAHAYSKDGGLAVLRGNLAVDGCVVKTAGVDESIWTFEGPAVVCESQDEAVEKILNKQVKDGDVVVIRYEGPRGGPGMQEMLYPTSFLKGRGLGKTCALVTDGRFSGGTSGLSIGHASPEAASGGTIALVEDGDRIRIDIPNRSIELLVDETTLDARRSALNGVYAPKNRERKVSAALKAYAAMATSADKGAVRDVTKLG is encoded by the coding sequence ATGCCCGAGCTGAGGTCCCGCACAGTCACCCACGGCCGCAACATGGCGGGCGCACGCGCCCTTATGCGCGCCTCCGGTGTACCCGGCGCGGACATCGGCCGGAAGCCCATCATCGCCGTCGCCAACTCCTTCACGGAGTTCGTCCCCGGCCACACCCACCTCCAGCCGGTCGGCCGGATCGTGTCCGAGGCCATCACGGCCGCCGGCGGCATCGCCCGCGAGTTCAACACGATCGCCGTCGACGACGGCATCGCGATGGGCCACGGCGGCATGCTCTACAGCCTCCCGTCCCGCGACCTGATCGCCGACAGCGTGGAGTACATGGTGGAGGCGCACTGCGCCGACGCCCTGATCTGCATCTCCAACTGCGACAAGATCACCCCCGGCATGCTGATGGCCGCCCTGCGCCTCAACATCCCGACGGTCTTCGTCTCCGGCGGTCCGATGGAGTCCGGCCGCGCCACGCTCGTCGACGGCACGGTCCGCACGCTCGACCTGGTCGACGCGATCTCCGACGCCGTGAACCCCAAGATCTCGGACGAGGACATCGCCCGGATCGAGGAGAACGCCTGTCCGACCTGCGGCTCGTGTTCCGGCATGTTCACCGCCAACTCGATGAACTGCCTGACCGAGGCGATCGGCCTCTCCCTCCCCGGCAACGGCTCGCTGCTCGCGACCCACACCGGCCGCAAGGCGCTGTACGAGAACGCGGCGCGCACGGTCGTCGACATCACCCGCCGGTACTACGACGAGGACGACGCCTCCGTCCTGCCGCGCTCGATCGCGACCCGCGCGGCCTTCGAGAACGCCATGGCGCTCGACATCGCCATGGGCGGCTCGACCAACACGATCCTGCACCTGCTCGCCGCCGCCCAGGAGGCCGAGCTCGACTACGGCCTCAGCGACATGGACGAGATCTCGCGCCGGGTGCCCTGCCTGGCCAAGGTCGCGCCGAACGTCGCCAAGGACCGCACGTACTACATGGAGGACGTGCACCGGGCGGGCGGCATCCCGGCGATCCTCGGCGAGCTCTACCGCGCGGGCCTGCTCAACGAGGACGTCAACACCGTCCACTCCGCCTCCATCAAGGAGTGGCTGGACACCTGGGACGTCCGCGGCGGCTCCGCCACGGACGAGGCCGTCGAGCTGTTCCACGCGGCCCCCGGCTGCGTCCGCTCGGCGACCGCCTTCTCGCAGTCCGAGCGCTGGGAGACCCTGGACACGGACGCGGCCGGCGGCTGCATCCGCGACGCGGCCCACGCGTACTCCAAGGACGGCGGCCTCGCGGTCCTGCGCGGCAACCTGGCCGTCGACGGCTGTGTCGTGAAGACGGCCGGCGTGGACGAGTCGATCTGGACCTTCGAGGGCCCGGCCGTCGTCTGCGAGTCGCAGGACGAGGCCGTCGAGAAGATCCTGAACAAGCAGGTCAAGGACGGCGACGTGGTCGTCATCCGCTACGAGGGCCCGCGCGGCGGCCCGGGCATGCAGGAGATGCTCTACCCGACCTCCTTCCTCAAGGGCCGGGGCCTGGGCAAGACCTGCGCGCTGGTCACGGACGGCCGCTTCTCCGGCGGCACGTCGGGCCTCTCCATCGGCCACGCCTCCCCGGAGGCGGCCTCGGGCGGCACGATCGCCCTCGTCGAGGACGGCGACCGGATCCGTATCGACATCCCGAACCGCTCGATCGAGCTCCTCGTCGACGAGACCACCCTGGACGCCCGCCGTTCCGCGCTGAACGGCGTGTACGCGCCGAAGAACCGCGAGCGCAAGGTGTCGGCGGCGCTGAAGGCGTACGCGGCGATGGCGACGAGCGC